AGTGCCCCAGGGGTACGCCAGACACATGCTGTCCTGCCCACTGAGGGTTAGGATAAGTAAAACTCGGGAAGTATTCCAGCACAGTCCGTGGCTGCCTCTCTGTTGCAGCAAAAGGCCAATCCACATCTACCTTGAAAATGGCTCTGCCACCTCTCTTGATGGGAGGTTGAGTGAGATGTCTccagagcacacagaaatatttcaaaaccaCAGTGTTTTAATTGCACTTTCACTTTTTGTGACTTTAGTGACGAGTACTTCTAGTAGGAATTCTGTGAATGACTACTGGTATTTATGCCAGCATCTCATTTCTTACAAAATGCGTGAAGGCTGGCAAATTGTTGTGTTTGTGTTAAAGCTGCCCAAAGAGAGCACAGATTAGACTAGATCCTTAACCATAGCTAGAATCACTATTAATAAAAGCTTTCAGGCTAAGAGATAGGTGGCAAAGGAGGACATCTTACCAAAATTTGTAGTAGGAGGAGCTAAATTAAAATGGCTGACCTGTGGACAACCTGTGCTTTGAATCAGAAGTTGACCTTACTGTTTTGTTTACCTAATGTAATCTTAACTTTCCTTCTTGAAAGATGTTTTTCACTTCCCCATACCATCTAAATACTGCCCTATTAATTTTACTACTTTCTTACTTTCCAGGCTTCCCAAATAACAGCAGCCTCATGATACCAGGCCCCAGAACTTTTTCCATTCGTTCTTCTCTCAGTCCAGAGGCTGATCTTATACCTATTGATGATACTGAAAATTACTTGGAAGTTGGATCAGGAGACACCAATCAGACTGGATCATTCCCACATGGACAGCGAATGATGTCAGTTCAAACAGCAAGATACCTCACTAGTCCATGGCTGACTCGTTTTGTTCCTTCAGTTTACACCCTAGTGCTTGTGCTGAGTCTCCCTCTGAACATTACAGCGATACTTGTGTTtctgaaaaagatgaaaattgaAAAGCCAGCTGTAATATACATGCTGAATTTGGCCCTTGCAGATGTTCTCTTTGTAAGTGTGCTTCCATTTAAGATTGTTTATCACTTTTCTGGAAATGACTGGGTTTTTGGGCCTCACATGTGCCGTTTCATCACTGCTGCCTTCTTCTGCAACATGTACTGCTCAGTAATGCTTATGACCAGCATAAGCTTCGATCGCTTCCTGGCAGTGGTGTACCCCATGCAGTCCTTGGGGTGGCGTACCCTGCCTCGTGCCTCTCTCATCTGCTTCATCATATGGCTTTTAGCAATAGCTGGGGTTATTCCTTTTCTCCTGCGAGAGCAAACAATGGAAATACCCAGGTTAAACATCACTACCTGCCATGATGTGCTGGGAGAATCCGAACTTCAAGACTATTATGTCCACTTCTTCTCTGTCTTCTCTTCCGTGTTTTTCATTGTGCCATTTATAATTTCTACTGTCTGTTACATGTGTATCATTCGCTGTCTTAGTTCTTCCACCATTGttgcaaagcaaaacaagaagaCACGTGCCTTGCTCTTGTGTGtggctgttttttctgttttcattatttgCTTTGGACCAACAAATATTCTTCTCTTAATTCATtatattcatttttcatttgacAGCAACTTAGAGTATCTCTACTTCGCGTATCTACTGTGTGTTTCTAtcagcagcatcagctgctgCATTGACCCCTTTATTTACTACTATGCTTCTTCTCAGTATCAGAGACAATTTTTCAGTCTCTTCAATTGTAAAAAGACTTTTGATCCTAACAGTAGCAACAGCAGCGGCCAGTTGATGTCTACCACTAGTAGCAGAAGGGCTACATTGACTACTAACGTGAATAACAGTGTCTATAGGAAATTACTAGCAATGCACTGACATAACATGTCTCatattgtttaatttttgcacagttgaaaacaaaaagaagccTGTTATATCcaagaaatgcaaaatcttAAACCAAGTTGTTGTATGATACATGGCTTTATGGATTCAATATAGTAATACACAATTCAAATTaaaactctgtgtgtgtgtgcatagatatatataaatatgtatagtATATGTAAATAAGTTAAtgtagaggggaaaaataatttcttaataatAGTTTTCGAGtgtttttcaaataaacttTTTTCAGATAAATCCTTTGCATTGTTCCATTTATTGTAGAAATcccattttaatattttgaactGTATCGATCAGGTTGAATAAATTCCTTTATGTGGAATCACTCCATCCACCCAATTGTTCctgaaaaaaagtgaaaatatctttccaggcttttttttttcccctcctatATGTCATTATTTCTAGAATTATCTATTAAATTTTCTTAGCATTATTTTGAATCTTAGACACTGAAATTGTTAATGTTTATGTTTTTACATATTTCACTTCAAAACAGTCTGTATGGTTTTTGGAATGTGAGGAACCAAAACCCAGCTATTGTTTGTTGCAGTGTGTGACATGGGAGGTGATTTCCAGCAGCTAGAGCTAGCTTGTTTTTTGTGTTCCTACCATTAGCATATGCTGGGTGTTTTGGTTAGGAATGTAGTATTTTTGACAATTAGTTTCACAAAAATTTGTGAGATTTAGTTTCACAATAAATCAATGGGTCTCCAAAAAATACATTGGAAAAGCTTGATTCATCATCTTGCTAGCAGTTTCCAAATGTGCTTTCTTTCATATGGTTAGTCATCATGCATACATTTAGGACTTGATAATATCCTTTATCCCTGATAGCATGgacatttttcacattttgcaGTGTGTCCATATCTACTGAAATGGCTGTAGTATTTAGCTAACCAGTAGCTAACTTCATTCTGTGGAGCAGTCTTTTGCTACAAAGAACAGTAAAGCAAAAATAACAGATATTCAGTTTTAGAAACAAGCATGTAGGTAATAGGACTGTATATGAAAATGGAAATCAAATTAAGTAGGAATTTGTTTATAGGATTTGCCACAGAAATCTGCCAAGAAGTACACCAATGGAAAAAGGTGTCTTCAGCACAAGCAATACGAGACCTAATCCTTCTGCATACAGTGTGACAGTGGGAGACTTTCCAACCAGGATCCCTCATTCGTTTGCATCTGTTCCTTAATGGATTTAAGCATGATTAAGTATTGCATTACCAAGGTTTCTCTAGATTTTTGTTCTCaaggttttgccttttttaagtACATGagagataaaaatatatgtatatgtagTTTGCAAGCCTAAAACCCCACAAATGGACATGCTCAAGTTACATTGTCATCTTGTTTAATATCACATTAGGGATGGTCTTGTTTTCCTTGAAATTATGGACAAGTGCTCTTTGCTGGCTGAAAATAATTACCTCTGTGATTCCTGGAGTTACTTTTTAGTAACTTTTTAGGGACTGCTTTTTAGCCCAGGTTCAGAGGAAGGCTATGAAGACAGCCAGAGGAATGGAGTACCTCTCCTGTAAGGACAGGCCAAgaaagctggggctgttcagcctggagagggctTCAGGTGATAGtactgcagcctttcagtacctgaaggaaGTTGGTAAGAAAGACAGGGAGACTTTTATCTGGACCTTCCAGGATAGAATATGGgataatggctttaaactgaaggagagtagatttaaattagatttagaaagaaatttacTGAGAGGTTGGTGAGGAACTGAAATGatttgcccagagaagttctagatgctccatccctggaagtgtaagccaaggttggatggggctctgagcaatctggtctagaGGAAGGAATatctgcccacagcaggggctTGGAACTGGACAATCTGCAAGGTCCTTTCCAGtccaagccattctatgactTGATGATTCTATAAattgctgagcagggccatGCAACAAAGCAGAATGTGGTAGCTTTTGAAGAAACTGAACCAGGAAAGTACTGCAGTATAGACTGACATGCTTAAATTAACAGGAAAACCTAACCACACCTTCATGCTTACTGCACCTTGCACTGCTAGCAGGGAACAAAAATTAACAGCCCATTTCaggggaaagaggaaggagTAAACATCTGACCAAGAGAAGTGAAACCATTGATGTATATGCTGTTTTACCCTTGCCTTCTGCTCTTcagtctttccttttttttttttttcccatactGTTGGAGATCAGGTGCATAATTTTCTATATGAAGCAAGCTGACAAGCTTGTGCTATATAACATTTGGAGACAAGGATGCATCAGGCACTAAACATGCACAAGGAAGCTTGCTAATCTTCCAGTTACACCAGCTGCAGCAATATTGGTGGAAGCAGGATTTGTAATCAGCATGGTTTCTGTTGGTAGAATACCTCATATACCAGCTGTCACTCCCACGTGGGAGGATTTGCCTAATTTAGCATGGCAAGGATTTTGGAGGGATTGGTATGTTCTCACTGGAAGTGTTGCATCAGGTAATGCCCAGCATGCACCTGCCTTACTGCCTGACTGCAGACTAAAGGCAGTCTGCTGGCTGTAAGCTCTACTTCCCTATTTAGGTGAGCCCTGGCCAGAAATGGGAGCGTGGCTGCAAAGTTTGTTAACAATGTTTTGCACCAGGCAAACTGCATCAGGTCATTGGATCTCTCCCCACTTTAGACAGGATccagaaatggaaaggaagtACAAGCCAGCTAGTAGACAGAGCTCTGCAAGAGCTGGGGGAAGAATGAGAAGGGCCCAACATGCTGGGTGCAATATCTAAACAAATTTCTGAAtaaggcctttttttttttatcattttcatcttttttgaTCTGACTAGTTTAATCTAGATCctgaacaaattaaaaaaaaaaaaaaaagaatgtaacATCtaacatgttttaaattaatgacccaaataaatgcttttcatgATATTTTGCAAGTGCTGTAGAAATGGTTTAGTCATGGCTAATACAGGTGGAGAGGGTGAACAAATAACATGCTATAATCCAAGTCAACACTAGAGAGCATTAAAATAACAAGATATGGCTGTTGTAATTTGACTTGTTGGGGAGGAGACCATTAGAAACCAGATCTGAGTATTCTGCTGGACTGTAAAATACTGATTAGCCCTCTCAACCACTATGTGTACCTGAAAAGGTGAAAAACTATTGGAATGTTGTTGGAAAAGTAAATGgctttattttaaacagaaccTGTAAAAAGGTTCAGCAAAGttttgggaaataatttttcttatctttGTGCTACCAGCCTTGCAGTAATGGTGCCTGTAGCCTCTAAACAAGCTTCTCTCCTCAAAAGCAGGGTGTGACATTTAAAACATGTCACTAAGTGCATTGCACACAACATAACTCCATCAAGGTCAGCGTTGATAACGTCAACCTACAATAAAAATCTGTCCTGCTGTTCCctcactaaaataaaaatgaatgacAATAAGTCAAATTCTTCTTCATTCCTTAAGGAAAATCATTGTCCTTGCCTTCTGATCATTTTGGTTTAGTGTTAGGAACTTGGTGTCTTCACTATTTTTTTGCGCCATGCTATTACGTACTAGAGCTGGCAATTCTTGGCAAGTTCTCATGTATGTTTGTTTTCTCATCCTCATGGATGGGGCAGcttgtgccagggcagcagtgaaGGTGGTGCCACAgtgcctgggcacagggctcctAGTTCCTGCTGTTGCTGGCTTGCCATGTCTCTCCCTTCAGCTTCTTTCACAGATGCTTTTCTCAGAAGGGAACACAGCAATGGAAGATAACTGAACAGACTTTCAGAGCCAGATTACCTCTAAAATTTTATCACTTTTGACTCCttataatgtttttttttcttcccttcagatATGTGTTTCAATAATGACAATGTTTTGCTTATAAACTGAAAAGAGCATTCACTTCCAGCAGTACAGGAAGCAGGCTATGTTCCTAAGACCAAACCTTTCAGCCATGCATCCAGATCTATCTGCTCAGTTTATACTCCAGAGGATGGAGAGCCTTTAGACCCTGTGTACCTGCTAGAAGCAGATATAGTGGTACACAAGCCATGGTAACACTGATGGGGAATGATGCTGAGCACTTCCTTTCTCACAGAACGGCACTTAATTGAAAACAggcatccagctctggaagtGTGCACTTTGTCACTGCCACCTCCTACTATGTCCTGTTTATGAAACCTCCCTACACACTGAGTGTTTCTTGTCCAAGACAATATCCCACACAGTTCCCATCATCATTTACACAGCAAGATGCCTTGGAGATCTGCTTTCAAATCACACAGAGTTTACTGTCACCTAGTTAGTCATTACTCATCAACTTAACTCAGagattcaaatatttcttttctgatatGGTCACTCGtgattttcctctcatttttctcttttaaaattaacaatCCTTACTGCCCATTCAGTCTTCCATTGCTcataaatattgtttaaaataaaagaatcacagaatattctgagttgggaGGGATTCACaaagaccatcaagtccaacccatgaCCCTTGTGTTACTAACACCATGCTCTAACAAAGGAGATTTcttcctgcctgcaggaaaCCTGTGGATTTGTAAAGTGATACCATTAATATCTGGCACATATTTGTCAGATACATTAATATCTTGTCAGAATATAAGGCAAGAAATTTAAGTTCCAAAGTTGGGTCAGCTAGCATAACTACAGTAATTGTATAACATGAATGTGGATAAACCTTTACAGCTTGCCTAAAGAACTCAGTCCCAGATGGGGGAGAATGAagacaaagagggaaaaaatgttcCTAGCCAAACCTCTACATTGTTTTATCTGCCTGTTCAAGTGTtaatatttctctctctttctgaaTAACtccaagaatatttttctgaaatgcttttcccATAGGTAGTGGCTTGACATTGGCCAAATGCCAGACATCCACAAAAGCCATTTGCTCACTATTTCTTGCTACAGTTGGGCAGAGGACAGGGGAAAGAAATTAACCAAGGGCTTATgagttgagataagaacaggggggaaaaaacctctaagaaAAACCTCTAAGAGCAAAACAAGTTCAAATTTAAAGGTATAAGATAAATTTACTACTAACAGAGTCAGAGATAagatgagaagtaaaataagcctttaaaacatctctccccccccccccccccccccgcccctccctctttcccaccaacagcacagggagacagggcGTGGA
Above is a window of Oenanthe melanoleuca isolate GR-GAL-2019-014 chromosome Z, OMel1.0, whole genome shotgun sequence DNA encoding:
- the F2R gene encoding proteinase-activated receptor 1 → MQPRALLCALVLLCCPAARPGFPNNSSLMIPGPRTFSIRSSLSPEADLIPIDDTENYLEVGSGDTNQTGSFPHGQRMMSVQTARYLTSPWLTRFVPSVYTLVLVLSLPLNITAILVFLKKMKIEKPAVIYMLNLALADVLFVSVLPFKIVYHFSGNDWVFGPHMCRFITAAFFCNMYCSVMLMTSISFDRFLAVVYPMQSLGWRTLPRASLICFIIWLLAIAGVIPFLLREQTMEIPRLNITTCHDVLGESELQDYYVHFFSVFSSVFFIVPFIISTVCYMCIIRCLSSSTIVAKQNKKTRALLLCVAVFSVFIICFGPTNILLLIHYIHFSFDSNLEYLYFAYLLCVSISSISCCIDPFIYYYASSQYQRQFFSLFNCKKTFDPNSSNSSGQLMSTTSSRRATLTTNVNNSVYRKLLAMH